ATCCCCATGTACTTCAACCTACTCAACGTACTAACCGAATCATTGGTATGCAGGGTAGAAAGCACTAAATGGCCGGTAAGCGCGGCTTGTATTGCGATCTCCGCGGTTTCTTTATCACGTATTTCACCGATCATAATAACATCAGGGTCCTGTCTTAGTATTGAACGCAATACAGCTGCAAATGTAAGCCCGATATCCGACCGTACGCGTACCTGGTTGATACGTTTCATCTCGTATTCAATTGGATCTTCAACAGTAATAATATTACGTTCCGGCTCATTAATACGATTTATCCCGGCATATAACGACGTAGTTTTCCCGCTACCGGTTGGGCCTACGACTAAGATCATCCCATGCGGTTTAGCTAAAACACCGGTATAAATCCCCATTTCTTTTTCAGTAAACCCGAGATCAGTCAGTTGCAATGACACGCTTGATTTATCAAGGATACGCATCACAACTTTTTCACCGTAATTTGTCGGTAATGTAGATACGCGCACGTCAATACCTTTATTACCTATCTTAACTTTACACTTACCATCCTGAGGCAACCGGCGTTCCGCAATATCAAGTGATGCCATAATTTTTATACGCGAAATTATTGCGGAGAAAAACTTTTTTGGCGGCGGGGCAATATTGTAAAGCTTACCATCAAGCCTCAACCTCAATATCATTTCATTTTCCTGTGGTTCAATATGTATATCACTAGCTTTTTTGCGGATTGCTTCAAGCATAAGCGAGTTCACGTATTTAACTACCGGCGCATCTTCCGCGTTATACTCTTTACCGTCATCCAGTGAGTCATCCTTAATATCCTCTTCACCGCTGCTAACTTCCACAGTACCAGCCTGTTCTTCTAACCCACTGAGGCCGGTATAGCCGGTGTAATACTTAGCAATTGATTCTTTAATATCCTTTTCAGTTGCCAGAACTACTGATACTTTGCAGTTGGTAAACACTTCAATCTCATCAATCGCCATAAAATTACCGGGGTTTGACATTGCAACAGTAAGGTTGTTATTGTGTTTTACAATAGGCAGCATCAAGAACTTACCCACCATTTTTTCAGGGACACTCTTTAACAACTCCTCATCAATTTTTACATCCGGCAGTTTTATATAGGTAGTTCCGTACTGTTCCGCAAGAGCGTTGTAATAATCTTCTTCCTTAATATACCCTAACCGTATTAAGACCAAACCAATATCTTCCTTAGTTTTCTGTGCTTCACCCTGTGCGTAAGTAATATGGTCCGGGGTAAGCAATCCCCATTCTAACAAAATATCTGTAATACTCTTCTTTTTACGCATCGGTTCTAACGGCATACAATAACATCCTCTCTGCTACTTAATTGACGCCCGACGTATCTGCGGTTCCATTAACTCTGTCTTAATTGTTGACGGATAATACACGGTTTCGCTTAACAATAACAACGCGAACGCAGTCCCTAGGGACGGTTTTGTTGCACTACTATCTGTGTATCCCCAGTTATCCACCCAGTAACCGTACCCTCCGCCGCCGGTGGGTTGCTGCATCTTTAAAATAAAATTTGAAAAAACATCTTCCCATACAACCGCTGTTCCACCCGATTGCGAGACAGAATTACCCGTAGCGCCTGTACGCAGAATACCGTTATTAATCCCGCCTTTAACATAGTTATGCAACCTTAACGATTTCATTATGCCATACATATTGTATAGCCCTCCGCAATACGCGGGATTACTCGTGCATGTTGTTGACGGCCTAAAAGAATTCGC
This genomic window from Elusimicrobiota bacterium contains:
- a CDS encoding ATPase, T2SS/T4P/T4SS family, translating into MPLEPMRKKKSITDILLEWGLLTPDHITYAQGEAQKTKEDIGLVLIRLGYIKEEDYYNALAEQYGTTYIKLPDVKIDEELLKSVPEKMVGKFLMLPIVKHNNNLTVAMSNPGNFMAIDEIEVFTNCKVSVVLATEKDIKESIAKYYTGYTGLSGLEEQAGTVEVSSGEEDIKDDSLDDGKEYNAEDAPVVKYVNSLMLEAIRKKASDIHIEPQENEMILRLRLDGKLYNIAPPPKKFFSAIISRIKIMASLDIAERRLPQDGKCKVKIGNKGIDVRVSTLPTNYGEKVVMRILDKSSVSLQLTDLGFTEKEMGIYTGVLAKPHGMILVVGPTGSGKTTSLYAGINRINEPERNIITVEDPIEYEMKRINQVRVRSDIGLTFAAVLRSILRQDPDVIMIGEIRDKETAEIAIQAALTGHLVLSTLHTNDSVSTLSRLKYMGIEPYLIADAMDLIIAQRLVRRICKNCKIEEDVPENIQQSLGEHKLGTIMFYHGKGCNNCNGTGYQGRIAIYEMLRITLPIKKMIVTGVNDIEIEEQARKEGLRSLRDMAIMKLAQGITTIEEVLRVTSIKELE